A genomic region of Runella rosea contains the following coding sequences:
- a CDS encoding dihydrodipicolinate synthase family protein: MKELLPVSGIITVLNTPFDGQGRVDEASLRRNVQYALASGVAGFLVPAMASEVYSLEIAERLRMVEIVTEEVAGRIPIFAGAGERNAARQQEMVRHYVQMGCRQVLFQIPFENETQFKKQFYDLAAIGPEIIMLQDWDANGVGLSDALILELFREVDAFRSLKIETVPAGVKYSRILALTDGKLHLSGGWAVTQMIEGLKRGVHAFMPTGMHLIYTTIYNYFKMGEIEKAEALFYRLLPVLSFSNQHLDISIHFFKRLLHRQGIYSTPTTRAALLPFDAVHEQIAEALIERVTAMEAELQKG, encoded by the coding sequence ATGAAAGAACTCTTGCCGGTTTCGGGCATCATTACCGTTTTGAATACGCCTTTTGATGGGCAAGGTCGGGTCGATGAAGCTTCGTTGAGAAGAAATGTGCAGTATGCTTTGGCGTCGGGCGTAGCGGGGTTTTTGGTGCCCGCGATGGCTTCGGAGGTGTATTCGTTGGAAATAGCGGAGCGCTTGCGTATGGTGGAAATCGTGACGGAAGAAGTGGCTGGGCGCATTCCGATCTTTGCAGGTGCGGGTGAACGCAACGCTGCCCGACAGCAGGAAATGGTGCGGCACTACGTGCAAATGGGCTGCCGACAGGTGTTGTTTCAAATTCCGTTTGAGAACGAAACCCAATTCAAAAAGCAGTTTTATGACTTAGCCGCCATCGGTCCCGAAATCATCATGTTGCAGGATTGGGATGCCAACGGTGTGGGGCTTTCAGATGCGCTCATTTTAGAGCTTTTCAGGGAAGTAGACGCCTTTCGCAGCCTGAAGATAGAAACCGTTCCTGCGGGTGTGAAATACAGCCGAATTTTGGCATTGACCGACGGAAAACTTCATTTGAGCGGCGGCTGGGCCGTGACGCAAATGATAGAAGGCTTGAAGCGAGGCGTTCACGCGTTTATGCCCACGGGAATGCACCTGATTTATACGACCATTTACAATTACTTCAAAATGGGAGAAATCGAAAAAGCGGAAGCGCTGTTTTATCGGTTACTCCCCGTGTTGAGTTTCTCCAACCAACACCTCGATATTTCGATTCATTTCTTCAAACGCCTTCTGCACCGTCAGGGGATTTACAGCACGCCTACTACGCGCGCGGCACTTTTGCCGTTTGATGCCGTTCATGAGCAAATCGCAGAGGCGCTGATTGAGCGAGTGACGGCGATGGAAGCGGAGTTACAAAAAGGATAA
- a CDS encoding nucleotidyltransferase, with product MSYVETFTEIFTALNKYKVLCMIIGGTAVGFHGYIRKSTTHDGLVVDKPDLDIWYSPSISNYFNLLNALEEMGFDVGKYRAEQSPRPDKSIFRFNLEACTLDFLPGVTTSTKFREAYLRREKVTRNGVEFSIISLDDLIAEKQMLGREKDLKDIEQLKAIKNKTRPA from the coding sequence ATGAGTTACGTTGAGACCTTCACAGAAATCTTCACTGCCTTAAATAAATATAAAGTATTATGCATGATAATCGGTGGGACGGCTGTCGGTTTTCATGGATATATCAGAAAATCAACAACGCATGATGGATTGGTCGTAGATAAGCCTGATTTGGACATTTGGTATAGTCCCAGCATTTCAAACTACTTCAATTTGCTTAACGCCTTGGAAGAAATGGGATTTGATGTCGGCAAATATAGGGCTGAACAATCTCCCCGACCTGATAAATCCATCTTTCGATTTAATTTAGAAGCATGTACTCTCGACTTCTTGCCGGGAGTCACTACCTCCACAAAATTCCGTGAAGCTTATCTAAGAAGGGAAAAAGTTACCAGAAATGGCGTTGAATTTTCGATCATCAGCTTGGATGATTTGATAGCAGAGAAACAGATGTTAGGCCGAGAAAAAGATTTGAAAGACATTGAGCAATTGAAAGCTATTAAAAATAAGACTCGCCCGGCGTAA